In a single window of the Roseofilum reptotaenium CS-1145 genome:
- the xseA gene encoding exodeoxyribonuclease VII large subunit: MTFPLPNLLVPERAVSVNEFTRYLQMRLEGDERLQQIWVTGEVSSASQYSSGLFFTLQDPEVKASLNCVVWNNALSRLMTQPTAGAKIVVLGTLRIYPPRGQYQLMVYQVLPGGEGLQALRYRQLRDRLAAEGYFDPDRKQPIPSHPNIVAVITSRQAAAWGDIQRTLKRRYPGLHVLFCPALVQGEQSPSSIVRAIQQVESDGRAEVIILARGGGATEDLAAFNDERVVKAIAECPIPIISGIGHQRDESLADLAADLYVHTPTAAANRAVPELSTLLNEHEDRCLALIDVAHTYFNQHQHQLNLLRNRLYRLQLDRQITQEEQTLDWKRRQLIQLSLQALQQQTQKCDYLRQKLSTLDPHNVLKRGYALVRSENGEIVRSVSSLKSDQELSIGLGQGQVKVKIVEILP; encoded by the coding sequence ATGACATTTCCCTTACCCAACTTGTTAGTTCCTGAACGAGCGGTTTCCGTAAATGAATTCACCCGATATTTACAAATGCGCTTAGAAGGAGATGAACGCCTTCAGCAAATTTGGGTTACGGGTGAAGTGTCAAGTGCTAGCCAATATAGCAGCGGATTATTTTTCACGCTACAAGATCCGGAAGTAAAAGCAAGTCTCAATTGTGTGGTGTGGAATAATGCCTTATCTCGACTGATGACTCAACCGACTGCGGGGGCTAAAATTGTGGTACTGGGAACCCTGCGGATTTATCCCCCTAGAGGACAATATCAATTAATGGTCTATCAGGTGCTTCCGGGAGGGGAAGGTTTACAAGCCCTTCGATATCGACAATTGCGCGATCGCCTAGCGGCTGAAGGCTATTTTGACCCCGATCGCAAACAACCCATTCCGTCCCATCCAAACATTGTGGCCGTAATTACCTCACGTCAAGCCGCCGCCTGGGGGGATATTCAACGCACTCTCAAGCGCCGTTATCCTGGGTTGCATGTCCTCTTTTGTCCAGCTCTGGTACAAGGCGAACAATCCCCCAGTTCTATTGTCAGAGCCATTCAACAGGTAGAAAGTGATGGTCGGGCTGAAGTAATTATTCTAGCCAGAGGGGGAGGAGCGACGGAAGATTTAGCCGCGTTTAATGATGAGCGAGTGGTTAAGGCGATCGCCGAGTGTCCCATTCCCATTATTTCCGGTATCGGTCATCAGAGGGATGAATCCCTCGCCGACTTAGCTGCCGATCTCTATGTCCATACCCCTACCGCTGCGGCCAATCGAGCTGTCCCAGAACTCTCTACCCTCTTGAATGAACATGAAGACCGTTGTCTAGCGCTGATCGACGTTGCTCACACCTACTTCAACCAACATCAGCATCAACTTAATCTCTTGCGAAACCGCCTCTATCGTCTGCAACTCGATCGCCAAATTACACAGGAAGAACAAACCTTAGACTGGAAGCGCCGTCAATTAATCCAACTCAGTCTACAAGCACTACAACAACAAACTCAAAAATGTGACTATTTGCGCCAAAAACTGTCTACTCTCGATCCTCATAATGTCTTGAAACGGGGATATGCTTTAGTCCGCAGCGAAAACGGAGAAATTGTGCGCTCTGTAAGTTCCCTAAAGTCAGACCAAGAACTATCAATTGGATTGGGTCAAGGTCAAGTGAAGGTCAAAATTGTAGAAATTCTCCCTTGA
- a CDS encoding TIGR04168 family protein: MNEAKQPSLKIAVVGDVHDQWESADAQALHALGVDLVLFVGDFGNESIPVVEEIAALDLPKAIVLGNHDCWYTASPWGRKKCPYNRQLEDRVSDQLKLLGDTHVGFGYLNFPQFQLSVVGARPFSWGGPVWQNGGFYQERYGVNSFMESADKIIAAAQKTAYETVIFMGHCGPQGLGDQPEDICGKDWNPLGGDFGEPDFRAAILGTREQGKQIPLVTFGHMHHRLRHTKAQLREAIAQDNQGTIYLNAARVPRIITTATGKSRNFSLVTLENQTVTQASLVWVNHQFKIESEEILYTYRPSAAQIGYTNRL; this comes from the coding sequence ATGAATGAAGCCAAGCAACCTTCCCTGAAGATCGCCGTGGTAGGAGATGTACACGATCAATGGGAAAGTGCCGATGCACAAGCACTACATGCTTTAGGAGTGGATTTAGTATTATTTGTGGGTGACTTTGGCAATGAGTCAATTCCGGTGGTGGAGGAGATCGCCGCGTTAGACTTACCGAAGGCGATCGTTTTAGGAAACCATGATTGTTGGTATACTGCCTCTCCTTGGGGTCGGAAGAAATGTCCCTACAATCGTCAGTTAGAAGACCGGGTAAGCGACCAGCTCAAGTTACTCGGCGATACCCATGTGGGGTTTGGTTATCTCAATTTTCCCCAATTTCAGCTCAGTGTTGTGGGCGCTCGGCCCTTTAGTTGGGGTGGCCCCGTCTGGCAGAATGGAGGCTTTTATCAAGAGCGTTATGGTGTGAATAGCTTTATGGAATCTGCGGATAAAATTATCGCGGCTGCCCAGAAAACCGCCTATGAGACAGTCATTTTTATGGGTCATTGTGGCCCCCAAGGTCTTGGAGATCAACCAGAAGATATTTGTGGCAAAGATTGGAATCCTTTGGGGGGAGACTTTGGCGAGCCGGATTTTCGAGCAGCGATCTTGGGAACTCGAGAGCAGGGAAAACAGATTCCCTTGGTGACGTTTGGCCATATGCATCACCGTCTGCGCCACACCAAAGCACAATTAAGAGAGGCGATCGCTCAAGATAATCAAGGTACAATTTATCTTAATGCAGCTAGAGTCCCCCGGATTATCACCACTGCAACCGGGAAATCCCGCAACTTCTCCCTCGTTACCCTAGAAAACCAAACGGTTACCCAAGCGAGCTTAGTGTGGGTCAATCACCAGTTCAAAATAGAAAGTGAAGAAATTCTCTATACATACCGCCCATCTGCTGCCCAAATAGGCTATACTAATAGACTGTGA
- a CDS encoding HAD family hydrolase yields the protein MDIPEVLALDFDGVLCDGLVEYFQTAWQTYTQVWAVDETTPPPAMAEQFYRLRPVIETGWEMPVLIRAMVEGPSEEEILANWRGICDQIITRDGLKAGEIMDRVDGRRDRQIQTNRSDWLSLHRFYPGIVPQLRSLLANLDLELVIITTKEARFVQELLEMEDINFPGDRIIGKSIKRPKTETLLTFHPSEKRIWFIEDRWKTLLSVTQHPQLTSVELFLATWGYNTAAEKQAASSHPRIHSLSLDTFSQRLNHWL from the coding sequence ATGGATATTCCAGAGGTTCTAGCCTTAGATTTTGATGGTGTACTCTGTGATGGATTGGTCGAGTATTTTCAAACTGCTTGGCAAACTTATACTCAGGTATGGGCAGTAGACGAGACGACACCCCCACCAGCGATGGCAGAACAATTCTATCGCCTGCGCCCAGTAATTGAAACCGGTTGGGAAATGCCGGTATTGATTCGAGCCATGGTTGAAGGACCGTCAGAGGAGGAGATTTTAGCGAATTGGCGCGGGATCTGCGATCAAATTATTACTAGAGATGGACTCAAGGCTGGGGAAATTATGGATCGAGTCGATGGTAGGCGCGATCGCCAGATCCAAACCAACCGCTCAGACTGGTTATCCCTGCATCGATTTTATCCCGGTATTGTCCCTCAACTGCGATCGCTCCTGGCTAACCTGGATTTAGAGTTGGTGATTATTACCACCAAAGAAGCCAGATTTGTCCAGGAACTACTAGAAATGGAGGACATTAACTTTCCTGGCGATCGCATTATCGGCAAAAGTATCAAACGCCCCAAAACCGAAACCTTACTCACATTCCATCCCTCAGAAAAACGGATTTGGTTTATCGAAGATCGCTGGAAAACTCTCCTGTCTGTTACTCAACATCCCCAATTAACCTCCGTGGAACTCTTCCTCGCCACCTGGGGCTACAATACAGCCGCCGAAAAACAAGCCGCCAGCAGCCATCCTCGCATTCATTCTCTATCCCTAGACACGTTCAGCCAACGTTTAAACCATTGGCTATAA
- a CDS encoding tetratricopeptide repeat protein yields the protein MNIGSNLMQAKQLLNHGVVVARMGDRQNAFECFDRVLQLAPDYAKGYNNRGLSRYNLGDYQEAIADFDRAITLNPEYVRSYYNRGNTYRKLKQWNQALADFERVIQLDPESAKGYLSRGAVYWELQQESEALQDFNRAIELNPELAAAYNNRGLVYAAQNEVFKALADFNYALALNPQFAQAYYNRGDYLMKLGDYQGAAEDYRQALNANLLLIRGISKSKRSD from the coding sequence ATGAATATCGGATCTAACCTGATGCAGGCGAAACAGTTACTCAACCATGGTGTCGTAGTTGCTCGAATGGGCGATCGCCAAAATGCTTTTGAATGTTTTGATCGGGTTCTCCAATTAGCCCCTGATTACGCCAAAGGATATAATAACCGAGGCTTAAGTCGCTATAATCTAGGAGATTATCAGGAGGCGATCGCGGATTTCGATCGGGCGATTACCCTGAATCCTGAGTATGTGAGAAGTTATTACAATCGAGGGAATACTTACCGCAAACTCAAACAGTGGAATCAAGCGTTAGCTGATTTTGAGCGGGTAATCCAATTAGATCCCGAATCAGCAAAAGGGTATCTGAGTCGAGGAGCCGTGTATTGGGAATTGCAGCAGGAGTCAGAAGCACTACAGGATTTTAACCGCGCCATTGAATTGAATCCTGAGTTAGCGGCCGCCTATAATAACCGAGGATTAGTTTATGCCGCTCAAAATGAGGTTTTTAAAGCCTTAGCTGATTTTAATTATGCCCTGGCATTGAATCCTCAGTTTGCACAAGCGTATTATAATCGCGGCGATTATTTGATGAAACTGGGCGATTATCAAGGAGCAGCAGAAGATTATAGGCAGGCGTTGAATGCTAATTTGCTGTTGATCCGAGGGATATCGAAAAGCAAGCGAAGCGATTAG
- a CDS encoding VanZ family protein, whose translation MRTPTPKKADRRWIIAFWIYFGVLLLISLAAYLRWIPARVADYDKFGHLFLIGTAGILSHQALGQRMIQLGKISLPLGPILVTIFSLIDETLQIFSPARSYSLIDLMANWIGIWMFYWLLVIIRRLLAPVRE comes from the coding sequence ATGAGAACGCCTACTCCTAAAAAAGCCGATCGCCGATGGATCATTGCCTTCTGGATCTATTTCGGCGTATTGTTGCTCATATCCCTAGCTGCTTATTTACGCTGGATTCCTGCCCGTGTAGCCGATTACGATAAATTCGGGCATTTATTTCTCATTGGTACTGCTGGAATTCTAAGCCATCAAGCCCTGGGACAACGGATGATTCAACTGGGAAAAATATCTCTTCCCCTAGGGCCAATTTTAGTCACCATCTTTTCGCTCATTGATGAAACCTTACAGATTTTTTCTCCAGCCCGCAGTTATAGCTTGATCGATCTGATGGCGAATTGGATCGGTATCTGGATGTTTTATTGGCTCTTGGTCATCATCCGTAGACTGCTTGCACCAGTCAGAGAATAA
- a CDS encoding type II toxin-antitoxin system HicB family antitoxin: protein MPSQPQEYYVLIERDEDGYYIGEVPQLQGCYSQGESLDELMTNIKEAISLCLESEQYDRLTEFVGIQKVVV from the coding sequence ATGCCATCCCAACCCCAAGAGTATTATGTTCTCATCGAACGAGATGAAGACGGTTACTACATCGGTGAAGTCCCTCAACTCCAAGGATGCTACAGCCAAGGCGAAAGCCTTGATGAACTTATGACTAACATCAAAGAGGCGATCTCACTCTGTCTGGAAAGTGAACAATACGATCGATTAACAGAATTTGTTGGTATACAGAAAGTTGTGGTTTAA
- a CDS encoding PDC sensor domain-containing protein, whose amino-acid sequence MSIQPRKSSIFRFYQRVPLQVFLISAFVIPIVTAVGLVAWISFEHSRQAVNEVATQLRNELSLRIEKEVETFLKTPHLINNLNADAINQGYIDEEQQPIDTSPRAWLYFKQQLKQFPYITAVYYANNKGEYMDYHWGANNDLRLGIFGQSTGSTYEVHMTDSEGKPIKRLSKTSDDYDYREQLWYKDQITAGKTNWTPVYKWIDSQTINIDLGTPVYQANGEIKGIVGSSFSLERISQFLSSLEIGESGQTFIIERNGAFIATSTLEPSIQKGIKEGSPLLTLEDPSEGPYSRITATQSKNILTRKTANFLLETFGNFDNITSGWQLEFELEGDRQFVQVTPVQDEGGIDWLIVLVVPEAAFMGRVNDNARNAVFLCIAASVSVAILGIFSARRIAQPILKLNAAAKDIARGEWDKTVKIDRTDEIGELAKSFNQMSAQLKESFTTLQKRVAERTAQLEVAKEKAEVANQAKSTFIANMSHELRSPLNAILGFTQILTRSQTLSGEQQQSIGIINRSGEHLLNLINNVLDLSKIEAGRIYLNQALSPELQQRLRQATLTGNKQKMAEVICAIAENNPDFSEAIAICFHNFEYDRILSLIPQ is encoded by the coding sequence ATGTCAATCCAGCCGCGAAAATCTTCAATTTTTCGGTTTTATCAACGCGTTCCCTTACAGGTCTTTCTGATTTCAGCCTTTGTCATCCCCATTGTAACCGCCGTTGGTTTGGTAGCATGGATCTCTTTTGAACACAGCCGTCAAGCTGTTAACGAAGTGGCTACTCAATTGCGAAACGAACTCAGTCTTCGCATTGAAAAAGAGGTAGAAACTTTTTTGAAAACACCTCATCTCATTAATAATCTCAATGCCGATGCTATTAATCAAGGCTATATTGATGAAGAACAACAGCCCATTGATACCTCTCCTCGAGCTTGGCTTTACTTTAAGCAGCAGCTCAAACAGTTCCCCTACATTACTGCCGTTTATTATGCTAATAATAAGGGAGAATACATGGACTATCACTGGGGAGCGAATAATGATTTGCGGTTGGGGATATTCGGGCAATCGACAGGCTCAACCTATGAAGTCCATATGACTGATAGCGAAGGAAAACCTATAAAACGGCTGAGTAAAACTAGCGATGATTACGATTATCGAGAACAGCTATGGTACAAAGATCAAATTACCGCAGGCAAAACGAATTGGACACCAGTCTATAAATGGATTGATTCTCAGACCATTAATATTGACTTGGGGACTCCGGTTTATCAAGCCAATGGAGAAATCAAAGGAATTGTTGGTAGCTCTTTTTCTTTAGAACGGATCAGTCAGTTCCTGTCTAGTTTGGAAATTGGCGAATCCGGTCAGACTTTCATTATTGAAAGAAATGGGGCTTTTATCGCTACATCAACTTTAGAACCCTCTATTCAGAAAGGAATAAAGGAAGGATCTCCGCTTTTAACGTTAGAAGATCCGAGCGAAGGACCTTACAGTAGAATTACAGCAACTCAAAGCAAAAATATTTTAACTCGAAAGACGGCTAACTTTTTACTCGAAACCTTTGGTAATTTCGATAATATTACAAGCGGATGGCAATTGGAATTCGAGCTAGAAGGCGATCGCCAGTTTGTTCAAGTCACGCCAGTTCAAGATGAAGGGGGTATTGATTGGCTGATTGTTTTGGTTGTTCCCGAAGCTGCCTTTATGGGACGCGTTAACGATAATGCTCGCAATGCGGTTTTCCTTTGCATTGCCGCTTCTGTCAGCGTGGCGATCCTAGGCATTTTTTCTGCCCGCCGAATTGCTCAACCCATTCTTAAACTGAATGCAGCAGCAAAAGATATTGCCAGAGGAGAATGGGATAAAACAGTCAAGATCGATCGCACCGATGAAATCGGAGAACTGGCCAAATCTTTTAACCAAATGTCGGCACAACTGAAAGAATCTTTTACGACCTTACAAAAACGAGTCGCCGAACGCACTGCCCAATTAGAAGTTGCCAAAGAAAAAGCTGAAGTTGCCAACCAAGCCAAAAGTACCTTTATTGCCAATATGAGCCATGAGTTGCGCTCTCCTCTGAATGCTATTTTGGGATTTACTCAAATCTTAACTCGCTCTCAAACGCTCTCTGGCGAGCAACAACAAAGTATCGGCATTATCAACCGCAGTGGCGAACACTTGCTAAATTTAATTAATAACGTTCTCGATCTCTCAAAAATTGAGGCAGGGCGTATTTATCTCAATCAGGCGCTCTCACCCGAATTACAACAGCGACTGCGTCAAGCTACCCTCACGGGTAACAAGCAGAAAATGGCTGAAGTGATTTGCGCTATTGCTGAAAACAATCCCGATTTTTCTGAGGCGATCGCGATCTGTTTCCATAATTTTGAATATGATAGAATTCTAAGTCTAATTCCCCAATAG
- the xseB gene encoding exodeoxyribonuclease VII small subunit: MPKSSKNNSTPQSDWNYEETVAQVEAIINQMEAGDMDLAEVFNQFTRAVEYLKECESFLAHKRSQMDLMIETLSEDPDF; the protein is encoded by the coding sequence ATGCCTAAATCCTCCAAGAATAACTCTACACCTCAATCGGATTGGAATTATGAAGAAACCGTTGCCCAAGTTGAAGCTATTATTAACCAAATGGAAGCGGGAGATATGGACTTAGCGGAAGTCTTCAATCAATTTACTCGGGCTGTAGAATATCTTAAAGAGTGTGAGAGCTTTCTCGCGCACAAGCGATCGCAAATGGATTTGATGATCGAAACCTTAAGTGAAGATCCAGACTTCTAA
- a CDS encoding type II toxin-antitoxin system HicA family toxin — translation MSKLPAITGEQAISALGKIGFEIIRQKGSHVRLQDEQERRITVPVHSGKTLGKGLLRKIIRDTDLTVDEFMELL, via the coding sequence ATGTCCAAACTACCAGCAATTACCGGCGAGCAAGCCATTAGCGCCCTAGGAAAAATTGGATTTGAAATCATCCGACAAAAAGGAAGTCATGTTCGCCTACAAGATGAACAAGAGAGAAGGATAACCGTTCCAGTCCATTCCGGAAAAACATTAGGCAAAGGATTATTACGGAAAATTATCCGAGATACCGATTTAACCGTTGACGAATTTATGGAGTTGCTTTAG
- a CDS encoding prohibitin family protein: protein MMFIPYLLTSLLALAIALGSTSIDAIPEHRQRQIRVISLLIGVIGFLATLSQCLVVMSTGKVAVVEILGKVQEKPLKPGVHLTNPMAKITTFSTRLKDIKETVSATSKEGLNLSMDVSLQYKLDPQQVANVYENIGTDETEIIISRFRSLIREISARYEAREIYGEKRQEIAQTLQDSLISQLQPLGFTVDQALLRNVTLPDSIQAAIQEKLAAQQESERQEFINEKERQEIEFEIEKAQKEAERQRIEAQGIADAQKLLAQGLTPQIIQLKSIEATQKLAESENSKVIIIGGGKDNLPLILQQSE, encoded by the coding sequence ATCATGTTTATTCCCTATCTCCTCACGTCATTGTTAGCGTTGGCGATCGCCTTAGGCAGTACCTCTATTGATGCTATTCCCGAACATCGCCAACGTCAAATCAGAGTCATCTCTCTTCTGATTGGTGTAATTGGTTTTTTGGCGACTTTATCCCAATGCTTGGTTGTGATGTCAACGGGTAAAGTCGCTGTTGTCGAAATCCTTGGAAAAGTTCAAGAAAAGCCCCTGAAACCTGGCGTACACTTGACCAATCCTATGGCCAAAATCACAACGTTTTCTACTCGCCTCAAAGACATTAAAGAAACAGTAAGTGCAACCTCAAAAGAAGGTCTAAATCTAAGTATGGATGTCAGTTTACAATATAAACTTGACCCTCAACAAGTTGCCAACGTTTATGAAAATATTGGCACAGATGAGACCGAAATCATCATCTCTCGCTTTCGATCGCTGATTCGAGAAATTTCTGCCCGTTATGAAGCCCGTGAAATTTATGGAGAAAAGCGCCAAGAGATTGCCCAAACGCTACAAGACTCTTTGATTAGTCAACTACAACCGTTAGGCTTCACCGTCGATCAAGCTCTGCTCAGAAATGTCACCCTTCCTGACTCCATTCAAGCGGCGATTCAGGAAAAACTAGCTGCCCAACAAGAAAGCGAGCGCCAGGAATTTATTAATGAAAAAGAGCGCCAAGAGATTGAATTTGAGATCGAAAAAGCGCAAAAAGAAGCAGAAAGACAACGAATAGAAGCCCAAGGCATTGCCGATGCCCAAAAACTGCTGGCTCAAGGGTTAACGCCACAAATTATACAGCTTAAGTCCATTGAAGCGACGCAAAAATTAGCTGAATCTGAAAACAGCAAAGTGATTATTATTGGTGGAGGCAAGGACAACTTACCCTTAATTCTGCAACAATCAGAATAA
- a CDS encoding DNA double-strand break repair nuclease NurA, whose protein sequence is MLDFNKLARQMEGISQHLQDEATATQKRLNRARETLAQASDRLDELISSYEQWSNHFGFNAAFPIEPLDTVVDIQNAPQVHTVISTDGSQMAPSHHEIAYCYLINTGRVVFYYGQNRAAILDSLPEAFYRQEDLYVSRQWGIRTDEWMAYQRTVSEAVVLAELGVRVATETQGELDEQLPALAMVDGSLIYWHLEPLPGGARDRLLPPILDAWETLQHHRIPLVGYLSSSRSGEALNFLRLAHCPHPEPNCMAHCGGQTDKAPCQVLHPLRDSSVLGGWLKPGQRSGLWRSSARILEQYREQVVYFCYLHVGKEIARVEFPQWVVEDAQLLEQALSFTLAQVAKGYGYPIALSEAHNQAVVRGGDRHRFFLLLEQQMIKAGLKNIGTSYKEARKRGSIA, encoded by the coding sequence ATGCTCGATTTTAATAAACTCGCCCGTCAGATGGAAGGCATCAGCCAACATCTGCAAGATGAAGCCACCGCTACCCAGAAACGGCTGAACCGCGCTAGAGAAACCTTAGCTCAAGCGAGCGATCGCCTAGATGAGTTAATCTCTTCCTATGAGCAATGGTCGAATCATTTTGGATTTAATGCCGCCTTTCCCATTGAACCCTTAGATACGGTAGTGGATATTCAAAATGCGCCTCAAGTCCATACCGTTATCTCTACCGACGGTTCCCAGATGGCTCCCTCCCACCATGAAATTGCCTATTGTTATCTGATTAATACGGGACGAGTCGTTTTTTATTATGGTCAAAATCGGGCTGCAATTCTCGATAGTCTCCCTGAAGCCTTTTATCGTCAAGAAGATCTCTATGTCTCTCGCCAATGGGGAATTCGCACGGATGAATGGATGGCGTATCAGCGTACGGTATCAGAGGCAGTGGTATTGGCGGAATTAGGGGTAAGAGTGGCTACTGAAACGCAAGGAGAATTAGACGAACAGTTGCCCGCCCTAGCCATGGTGGATGGTTCTTTAATTTATTGGCATTTAGAGCCATTACCGGGTGGGGCACGCGATCGCCTTTTACCCCCGATTCTAGACGCTTGGGAAACCCTCCAACATCATCGTATTCCCCTTGTCGGTTATTTGAGTTCGTCTCGCAGTGGAGAAGCACTTAACTTTCTGCGTCTTGCCCACTGTCCTCATCCCGAACCCAATTGTATGGCTCACTGTGGTGGGCAAACAGATAAGGCACCCTGTCAAGTTTTACATCCCTTGCGAGATAGTTCAGTCTTGGGAGGTTGGCTAAAACCGGGACAGCGCAGTGGGTTATGGAGGTCTTCGGCACGAATTTTAGAGCAGTATCGAGAACAAGTAGTGTATTTTTGTTACCTGCATGTGGGGAAAGAAATTGCCCGTGTGGAATTTCCCCAATGGGTGGTTGAAGATGCCCAATTATTAGAGCAAGCATTAAGTTTCACCCTCGCTCAAGTAGCGAAAGGCTATGGTTATCCGATCGCCTTATCCGAAGCTCATAATCAAGCGGTGGTGCGGGGAGGCGATCGCCATCGGTTTTTCCTCTTGTTGGAACAGCAGATGATTAAGGCAGGTCTGAAAAATATTGGTACATCTTATAAAGAAGCCCGTAAGCGAGGTTCGATTGCTTAA
- a CDS encoding cupin domain-containing protein: MTSTIQIEHQPSREYLDQLGIWDWPIWTKEVSEFPWTYDCSETCYLLTGQVIVTPDGGEPVKFGEGDLVTFPAGLSCSWNILQPVRKHYSMD, from the coding sequence ATGACTTCTACGATACAAATTGAGCATCAACCGAGCCGCGAATACCTGGATCAACTGGGAATCTGGGATTGGCCAATTTGGACAAAAGAAGTCTCTGAGTTTCCCTGGACTTATGACTGCTCAGAAACCTGTTACTTACTTACCGGCCAAGTCATCGTCACTCCCGATGGCGGAGAACCGGTCAAATTTGGTGAAGGGGATTTAGTTACGTTTCCCGCTGGACTCTCCTGTAGCTGGAACATTCTTCAACCGGTTCGCAAACATTATTCCATGGATTAA